A window of the Vanessa cardui chromosome 27, ilVanCard2.1, whole genome shotgun sequence genome harbors these coding sequences:
- the LOC124541140 gene encoding transcription factor CP2-like: MILNKNLANGIRLFNALHAKRIEPRLTLYVCAGGGGGGGGGVHSALYLHAARAHDLLHKLRALLPHAQECETVLVSGPNNARVRLTDELVRHLPDNSTYRLERIEDNALLLSPTGN, translated from the exons atgattttgaataaaaatctcGCCAACGGCATCCGCCTGTTTAACGCGCTACACGCCAA GCGCATCGAGCCGCGGCTGACGCTGTACGtgtgcgcgggcggcggcggcggcggcggcggcggcgtgcACAGCGCGCTGTACCTGCACGCGGCGCGCGCGCACGACCTGCTGCACAAGCTGCGCGCGCTGCTGCCGCACGCACAG GAGTGCGAGACCGTCCTCGTGTCGGGACCGAACAACGCGAGAGTCCGGCTCACCGACGAGCTGGTCCGTCACCTGCCGGACAACTCCACGTACCGCCTGGAGAGGATCGAGGACAACGCGCTGCTGCTCAGCCCGACTGGCAACTGA